The Euphorbia lathyris chromosome 2, ddEupLath1.1, whole genome shotgun sequence genome includes a window with the following:
- the LOC136216681 gene encoding probable calcium-binding protein CML17: MAKEDLSDFNSDSGPEGGESSEKLSEEEEEEDEEPRNMAKQVIPDYEKQRLSRMAENKARMEALGLRKMASSFMTPPQKSNHSRISSQRKGKRKLVDEDDDYKPNADVSADDQDDDDEDKEEDEDLKSSSKSRRKKPQNKGTKPKNKLPLQKHSRSTGYSNEDDDEELMQAISLSLQDLPEKKNANIPEGAGRKKKSFNSRVQMTEDELILHFFQFDESGKGFLTVRDLERVSIAHDFIWTDKELADMINCFDSDGDGKLSLDDFRKIAGRCNMI; the protein is encoded by the exons ATGGCAAAAGAAGACCTCTCAGATTTTAATTCGGATTCAGGACCGGAAGGAGGCGAGAGTTCAGAGAAGTTaagcgaagaagaagaagaagaagacgaagaaccTAGGAATATGGCGAAGCAGGTAATACCAGATTACGAGAAACAGAGGCTATCGAGAATGGCAGAAAACAAAGCTAGAATGGAGGCTCTCGGTCTTCGTAAAATGGCCTCTTCCTTCATGACTCCACCTCAGAAATCGAATCACTCTCGGATATCCAGTCAGCGTAAAGGGAAGCGTAAACTCGTCGATGAAGACGATGATTATAAGCCCAATGCTGATGTTTCTGCTGACGATCAAGATGATGACGATGAAGACAAAGAAGAGGATGAAGATTTGAAATCTTCTTCAAAATCGCGTAGGAAAAAG CCTCAGAATAAAGGCACAAAACCTAAGAACAAACTTCCTTTACAAAAGCATTCTAGAAGCACAGGTTACTCcaatgaagatgatgatgaagaactaATGCAG GCAATTTCCCTATCATTGCAAGATCTTCCTGAAAAGAAAAATGCTAACATTCCAGAGGGTGCAGGAAGGAAGAAAAAATCG TTCAATAGTCGGGTGCAGATGACTGAGGATGAGTTGATCTTACACTTCTTTCAGTTTGACG AATCAGGAAAAGGGTTTCTAACAGTAAGAGATCTAGAAAGAGTCTCAATTGCTCATGATTTTATATGGACAGACAAAGAATTGGCTGATATGATAAATTGCTTTGATAGTGATGGAGATGGGAAG CTAAGTCTCGATGATTTTCGGAAGATAGCTGGCCGTTGTAACATGATATGA